One region of Plasmodium gaboni strain SY75 chromosome 6, whole genome shotgun sequence genomic DNA includes:
- a CDS encoding hypothetical protein (conserved Plasmodium protein, unknown function), with the protein MKLHEIDEKIITHGNFMRQAFYSSNIKIKTRDIIQAIEEDEEEEKEKEKKKKKKNDNKDLLRLSENIISKIKSDGSEIIKKEGSILDVNSRNVCYALKNGKFRLINQNGINTTRVKLLYDNEVLYVCFNKENGNYLLLLDNKGHLYIYKINEYKLDLILCLNFPPYEKKNSNFNILKDLKNVLKSGIPKKASWLPKSDKYFLTGHNNCIYIWNLSLLTNTIIMNKLKDQIDVTDKLISLCAITLSFEQVIYKYNYIFNEDNMEENNEVDEKNDVEEKINIDEENCFKKRIFLNTYSLSLNGKYLCALINNYYMLIWCVHKNNHFIKFTLVGLNNLSVELEKIHKEMYVESEIIEGDQKESNNINVNVNDNNKKDNILAHNKNDQHNDENLKNDNIYINSVHIINNFFSPNENNNNNNNNNNNNQSSYYLLIFHKNCCISVFNFKYHVDEFFDNLSERIDILNINSIQNIYVDKIGHIENIELFVDPSEFFVFFNISYKLITNERKKKTEVNKSLLFVLEIFNKKRLDFKIHPKFFHIPNKSILPLCSIRLLQINDAMKFTKVLNVSVSSSSLNIINLFMFSIIFNSSKNNVSVQSFSAPIPLLMGDVCGTEKDSGVMTHGNVVIENDNNNMSDYHKDQCVNITHGDENFNFDECTSMNKEVDDINNNINFVKKNSVTEHYENFVNILKFKESENMEKIHNMNDNMNDNVNDNVNDNMNDNMNDNMNDNMNDNMNDNKYNVNVNMNSFNVESCKSVEHINNYNRASEDMNENGSFEYLKKYINNEENNLLMRNKLKELLHKRNEYYIGNIKNDDHVSVSTLGISNELDILNKQNSNQINNKYDLNECNKSLDHTFSVENKKNGTCDNTYDNINNDNLLSYSISEIKTNGLSFDEVLLSDDIKNKEEKENIYINGNINDNINDNINNNVNNNVNNNSISGVNSDFWQKFNQQYPICVKKRSSKMKPFNDTKDIVDLIFSSNTNCKVKEEEEEIRDDIKNDEVKKNDGVKNDEVKNDGVKNDEVKNDGVKNDEVKNDGIKNDEVKIDGVKNDGVKIDGVKNDEVIYIEAKDEEDIQKNLDHNKKIDIIMSNHKDSLKKFMECEEEDAEEENKYNVDNMCDKKISILSLSENNKLLEGKKKESHITNIVLNNNYDKNNLDDLKYRNYNVPNILQNDQMLRKGVEGNKIFHLVSELEGEEHAQNKDDVVITKNIIMDDTHIMNIKSDETNVKKEKNLNSFLHKLGFFKNSYPITVDSISNNNDNIKNEIHADACSIKKCSNVIYEDTTTSDLLLFNRMNDKHVCDEEMKNEDMCDEMKNEDMCDEMKNEDVYDEMKNEYMCDEEMKNEYMCDEEMKNEDVCGFVRSNNNMDGYNKNIHSEDEIKSKDNIFNHGDEKREDDNIDVHIRGESINKKDMFKKVYKNINRRVSEIIYEELRNMNVVENEGLLINIEKYNKEGENEYMNKSIYNEDDKRFNEYSCYRNSFEMEKELNKYHNKINELNDEIINMKNMHKNININMISINNNLNKIFEMIKSNIYVKNEKENIMSMCVGSTNNMDKIKDLNNIYENKLDKLGNEIMNIKKYMNNSINKLNDNMLIMCDELKIYGNKSIKSSNENLKKILFQDICNKLEEYKKQKDLQNNNNILHNNNILNHNNILNHNKEVIDIFNKNHHNALKKIMPSLISSEIQIQFSKSVVPGMREAYNTGFQSIKESFNSLISDNKNWLAKELYTLEKNIYEKCEQYNNDMLLALNNKIEALQSDFKLVVYNINEKMNTISEEMNKAPKELQDYNSYHNKSIMDEKENIDNVNNMNNVNNMNNMNNMNNMNNINHMNNNNQMMIVEYNQQDQFQENVHASNISNNYHVNKNNVVKSNVALTNMKRVKESYPAHPSTYINSKSNHMMNMNHVVTNSNGKGVLSKGVKALSGIHKGVNSNKGVNVVNMNNEIINNNVNNIMNNNINAHINNHSKNINAHISNHSNNINAHINNHNNNNNNNNNTNENINDASADIIIKGKINHLLSEQEYDQAFTLALSVDIEKNTNAYWILQLCYRYHNNLLSEDSLPISQPVLLGICKILCESLLRSSDLTIETADFRIKWIRECLEELDIHHSDFLKTNPCMFIQNMFNNISNFLYDIENCIRKINENNDNSMSKNKLMLHTDVLNNETNILNYNELDIQNKKYSKYINITNNHTYNKNMLLILQDKLLQIRKLLKRIMNSLNKNTSVQ; encoded by the exons GGCAAGCCTTTTATTCAAgtaacataaaaattaagACTCGTGATATCATACAAGCTATTGAAgaagatgaagaagaagagaaagaaaaagaaaagaagaagaagaaaaaaaatgataataaagatTTATTAAGACTAAgtgaaaatataatttctaaaataaaaagtGATGGAAgtgaaataataaaaaaagaaggTTCCATATTAGATGTAAATTCACGTAATGTTTGTTATGCTTTAAAAAATGGGAAATTTCGTTTAATAAATCAGAATGGTATAAATACTACAAGAgtaaaattattatatgataatgaagttttatatgtttgttttaataaagaaaatgggaattatttattattattagataataaaggacatttatatatttataaaattaatgaatataaattagatttaattttatgttTAAATTTCCCTCcttatgaaaaaaaaaattcgaattttaatattttaaaagatttaaaaaatgttttaaaaagtGGAATACCAAAAAAAGCTAGCTGGCTACCTAAAAGTGATAAATATTTCCTGACTGGTCataataattgtatatatatatggaacttatctttattaacaaatacaataattatgaataaattaaaagatCAGATTGATGTAACTGATAAGTTAATATCATTATGTGCTATTACTTTATCGTTTGAACAggtaatatataaatataattatatatttaatgaagataatatGGAAGAAAACAATGAAGTggatgaaaaaaatgatgtggaggaaaaaataaatatagatgaagaaaattgttttaaaaaaagaatatttttgaatACATATAGTTTAAGTTTAAATggaaaatatttatgtgctttaataaataattattatatgttaatatggtgtgttcataaaaataatcattttataaaatttacCTTGGTTGgtttaaataatttaagTGTAGAATTAGAAAAGATACATAAAGAAATGTATGTAGAAAGTGAAATAATAGAAGGAGACCAGAAAgaaagtaataatataaatgttaatgttaatgataataacaaaaaagataatattttagcacataataaaaatgatcAACATAATGATgagaatttaaaaaatgataacatatatataaattctgtacatataataaacaattttttttcacctaatgaaaataataacaataataataataataataataataatcaatcatcttattatttattaatattcCATAAAAACTGTTGTATATCagtttttaattttaaatatcATGTAGATGAATTTTTTGATAACTTATCAGAACGCATAGatatattgaatataaatagtatacagaatatatatgtagatAAAATTGGGcatattgaaaatattgaaTTATTCGTGGATCCATCAgaattttttgttttttttaatatttcatataaacTTATTACTAATgagagaaaaaaaaaaacagaaGTTAATAAAAGTCTTCTGTTTGTTttagaaatatttaataaaaaaaggtTAGATTTTAAAATACATCCTAAGTTTTTTCATATACCAAATAAATCAATACTCCCCTTGTGTTCTATAAGattattacaaataaatgACGCTATGAAATTTACAAAGGTTTTGAATGTATCTGTATCATCATcttctttaaatataattaacCTCTTTATGTTTTCAATcatatttaattcttcaaaaaataatgtgAGTGTTCAATCTTTTTCTGCTCCGATACCTTTGTTAATGGGAGACGTGTGTGGAACTGAGAAAGACAGTGGTGTGATGACACATGGCAATGTTGTCATAGagaatgataataataatatgagTGATTATCACAAAGATCAGTGTGTTAATATTACACATGGAgatgaaaattttaattttgaTGAATGCACTAGTATGAACAAAGAAGttgatgatataaataataatataaattttgtAAAGAAAAATTCAGTGACTGAACATTATGaaaattttgtaaatattttgaagTTTAAAGAGAGTGAAAATATGGAGAAAATACACaatatgaatgataatatgaatgataatGTGAATGATAATGtgaatgataatatgaatgataatatgaatgataatatgaatgataacatgaatgataatatgaatgataatAAGTATAATGTTAATGTTAATATGAACAGTTTCAATGTTGAGAGCTGCAAATCTGTTGAgcatataaataattataatagGGCATCAGAAGATATGAATGAAAATGGAAGttttgaatatttaaagaaatatataaataatgaagaaaataatttacTCATGagaaataaattaaaagaattgTTACATAAAAGGAATGAGTATTATATAGggaatataaaaaatgatgatcATGTATCTGTTTCAACATTAGGAATATCTAACGAATTggatatattaaataaacaaaatagtaatcaaattaataataaatatgatttGAATGAATGTAATAAATCCTTAGACCATACATTTTCTgttgaaaataaaaaaaatgggACTTGTGATAATacatatgataatataaataatgataatttgTTGAGTTATTCTATCAGTGAAATAAAAACTAATGGTTTATCATTTGACGAGGTTTTATTAAGTGATGATATAAAGAATAaggaagaaaaagaaaatatttatataaatggtaatattaatgataatattaatgataatataaataataatgtgaataataatgtgaataataatagCATTAGTGGGGTCAATTCAGATTTTTGGCAGAAATTCAATCAACAATATCCCATATGCGTAAAAAAGAGAAGCAGCAAAATGAAACCCTTTAATGATACCAAAGATATTGTTGacttaatattttctaGCAATACAAATTGTAAGGTTAAAGAGGAAGAGGAAGAAATAAGagatgatataaaaaatgatgaggtaaaaaaaaatgatggggtaaaaaatgatgaggtaaaaaatgatggggtaaaaaatgatgaggtaaaaaatgatggggtaaaaaatgatgaggtaaaaaatgatgggataaaaaatgatgagGTAAAAATTGATGGGGTAAAAAATGATGGGGTAAAAATTGATGGGgtaaaaaatgatgaagtaatatatattgagGCAAAAGACGAGGAagatatacaaaaaaaccttgatcataataaaaaaatagatatCATTATGTCGAATCATAAAGATAGTTTAAAGAAATTTATGGAGTGTGAAGAAGAAGATGCTGAAGAGGAGAACAAATATAATGTTGATAATATGTGTGACAAGAAAATTTCTATTTTAAGCTTATcagaaaataataaattgttggaaggaaaaaaaaaagaaagtCATATTACAAACATagtattaaataataactatgataaaaataatttggATGATTTAAAATATAGGAATTATAATGTTCCAAATATTCTTCAAAATGATCAAATGTTGAGAAAGGGAGTAGAGGGTAATAAAATTTTCCATCTTGTAAGTGAACTAGAAGGAGAAGAGCATGCACAAAATAAAGATGATGTTgtaataacaaaaaatataattatggATGACACAcatattatgaatataaaaagtgATGAAACCAATGtgaaaaaggaaaaaaatttaaattcGTTTTTACACAAATTAGGGTTCTTTAAAAATTCTTATCCTATAACAGTAGATTCCATATCAAACAAcaatgataatattaagaaTGAGATACATGCAGATGCATGttcaattaaaaaatgttctAATGTGATATATGAGGATACTACTACATCTGATTTGTTACTATTTAACAGGATGAATGACAAGCATGTGTGTGATGAGGAGATGAAGAATGAAGATATGTGTGATGAGATGAAGAATGAAGATATGTGTGATGAGATGAAGAATGAAGATGTGTATGATGAGATGAAGAATGAATATATGTGTGATGAGGAGATGAAGAATGAATATATGTGTGATGAAGAAATGAAGAATGAAGATGTGTGTGGATTTGTGCgtagtaataataatatggatggttataataaaaatattcatagcgaagatgaaataaaaagtaaggataatatattcaatcATGGTGATGAAAAGAGAGAGGATGATAATATAGACGTACATATTAGAGGTGAGtcaataaataaaaaggacATGTTTAAAAAGgtatacaaaaatataaataggAGAGTATcagaaataatatatgaagaGTTAAGAAATATGAATGTTGTAGAAAATGAAGgattattaataaatattgagaaatataataaagaagGAGAAAATGAGTATATGaataaaagtatatataatgaagatGATAAAAGATTTAATGAATATAGCTGTTATCGAAATAGTTTTGAAATGGAgaaagaattaaataaatatcataacaaaataaatgaattgaatgatgaaattataaatatgaagaatatgcataaaaatataaatataaatatgataagtataaataataatttgaataaaatttttgaaatgataaagagtaatatatatgtaaaaaacgaaaaagaaaatattatgagTATGTGTGTTGGTAGtacaaataatatggacaaaataaaagatttaaataatatttatgaaaataagTTGGATAAATTAGGAAATgaaataatgaatataaaaaaatatatgaataatagTATAAATAAACTTAATGACAATATGCTTATTATGTGTgatgaattaaaaatatatggaaataaaagtataaaGAGTAGTAATgagaatttaaaaaaaattctttttcaagatatatgtaataaattagaagaatataaaaagcAGAAGgatttacaaaataataataatatattacataataataatattttaaatcataataatatcttaaatcataataaagaagttattgatatttttaataaaaatcatcataatgctctcaaaaaaataatgcCTTCTCTAATTTCATCAGAAATTCAAATACAATTTTCTAAGAGTGTTGTTCCTGGTATGAGAGAAGCTTATAATACAGGATTTCAATCAATAAAAGAATCATTTAATTCATTAATATcagataataaaaattggCTAGctaaagaattatatacattagaaaaaaatatatatgaaaaatgtgaacaatataataatgatatgtTATTAGctttaaataataaaattgaaGCATTACAAAGTGATTTTAAATTGGTggtttataatataaatgaaaaaatgaatacTATATCTGAGGAAATGAATAAGGCTCCTAAAGAATTACAAGATTATAATTcttatcataataaaagtataatggatgaaaaggaaaatatcGACAAtgtgaataatatgaataatgtgaataatatgaataatatgaataatatgaataatatgaataatataaatcatatgaataataataatcagATGATGATTGTGGAATATAATCAACAAGACCAATTTCAAGAAAATGTGCATGCATCCAATATAAGTAATAATTATCACGtcaataaaaataatgttgTTAAATCAAATGTCGCCCTTACAAATATGAAAAGGGTTAAAGAGTCATATCCTGCACACCCtagtacatatataaattctAAATCAAACCATATGATGAACATGAATCATGTTGTTACGAATTCTAATGGTAAGGGTGTTCTATCTAAGGGTGTAAAGGCTTTAAGTGGAATTCATAAAGGTGTTAATTCAAATAAGGGTGTTAATGTGGTCAATATGAAtaatgaaattataaataataatgtgaataatattatgaataataatataaatgcacatataaataatcatagtaaaaatataaatgcACATATAAGTAATcatagtaataatataaatgcacatataaataatcataataataataataataataataataatacaaatgaaaatataaatgatgCATCTGCagatattataataaaaggaaaaattAATCATTTATTAAGTGAACAAGAATATGATCAAGCCTTTACATTAGCATTATCTGTGGATATAGAAAAGAATACAAACGCATATTGGATATTACAATTATGTTATAgatatcataataatttattatcagAAGATAGTTTGCCTATAAGTCAACCAGTATTATTAGgtatatgtaaaatattatgtgAATCTTTATTAAGATCTAGCGATTTAACTATTGAAACTGCAGATTTTAGAATTAAATGGATAAGAGAATGTTTAGAAGAATTAGATATACATCATTCTGATTTTCTTAAAACAAATCCATGTATGTTTATAcaaaatatgtttaataatatttctaactttttatatgatattgaaaattgtataagaaaaataaatgaaaataatgataatagtatgtcaaaaaataaattaatgTTACATACAGATGTATTGAATAATGAAAcgaatatattaaattataatgaattagatattcaaaataaaaaatattcaaaatatattaatataacaaataatcatacatataataaaaacatgTTGCTTATCTTACAAGACAAGTTGCTACAAATAAGGAAACTACTAAAGAG aatTATGAACAGTTTGAATAAGAATACTTCTGTgcaataa